The DNA segment CTGAATAGGTGTGCACGATGTACCAGTGTTTGGCCATGGTCGTTGTCACCTACGCTCCTCCCACGAGACCGGTCAGCCAGGCCGCCAGATAGGACATCGCCACATCGAGTCCGTAGAGATAGAACCCGAAAAAAAACACGGTGATGATGACGACGACCGTCGTGCCATAGACCTCGCGGCGCGGCGGCCATGACACCTTCTTGAACTCGGCCCTGACGTCCACGAGGAACGTTCGCAATCTCTTGAAGTAGTTGAAGATCTTCACCGGATCACCGTCTGCAGCCGAGCTCGCTCGGACCCCTCGCCGTGCCGTCTGGCAGGCCAGGAGGGACTCGAACCCCC comes from the Vicinamibacteria bacterium genome and includes:
- the secE gene encoding preprotein translocase subunit SecE, giving the protein MKIFNYFKRLRTFLVDVRAEFKKVSWPPRREVYGTTVVVIITVFFFGFYLYGLDVAMSYLAAWLTGLVGGA